The DNA region GAAGGCCACCAGCCGTGCCGGATCGGCCCGGCGGGTGCGCTGTGAGGGCGCGTTCTCGGTGAAGCTTCGCTGGGGGCCGCGGTTCCGTTCGCGGCCCTGCGCATTGCGCTGGCTGCCGTCCCGCTGGCCTCCGGCACCGCGCCCGCCGCGTTGCCCGCCGCCTTTGCCTCGGCCGCCTGGATTCCCGCCGGACTCGCTCATTCGAACACCACGCTTTCAAGTGAAGCCATGCCGCGCGCCCAGTCAGCCGCGGCCATCATCTTTTTGCCCGAAGGCTGGATCCGTGTGAGCTCCACCGCGTGGGATCCTGTGCCAACCAGGACGATCTTGCCGCTTTGCTGCACAGATCCGGGTGCCAGGTCTGGGACGTCAGGCCTCAGCCGGACTGGTTCGAGCTTGACGCGCTGCCCGTCCAGGGTGGTCCAGGCGCCAGGCTCGGGAGTGACCCCACGGGCTTGCCTCCCGATGGCAAGGGCGGGCTGGTTCCACTTGATCCGGCCGTCGTCGATGGTCAGCTTGGGCGCAAGCGAGACTTCTCCCTGCTGCGGCTCGGGAACGGCCTTCCCGGCTTCCACGGCCGACAACGTCTGCGCGAGGAGGACGGCCCCGCTGTGGGAGAGCCGTTCAAGCAGGACTCCCGCGGTGTCTTCGGGGCCGACACGCTCCGTCAGCGTGCCGAACACAGGGCCGCTGTCCAGTCCTTCCTCCAGCAGGAATGTGACCGCCCCCGTAATGTCATCGCCGGCCATCACGGCCCGTTGCACGGGAGCCGCCCCGCGCCAGGCAGGAAGCAGCGAAAAGTGCAGGTTTATCCAGCCGTGCCTCGGAACATCAAGAGCGGCTCGGGGAACCAGTCCGCCATAGGCCACGATGGCCGCCACGTCCGGACTGACTGCGGCGATCTTCGCCGTCACGGCGTCATCTACACGGGAAGCGTGGACCACCTCAATGCCCAGCTCGGCAGCCCGGGCGGCAACGGGCGACGGCGTAAGCACCCGCTTGCGTCCGATCGGCGCGTCCGGCCGGGTCAGGACGGCAACAACGTCGAATCCGGCCTCAACGAGGGCATCCAGCGAGGGAACTGCAACTGCAGGCGTACCGGCAAAAAGTACCCTCATGTGGCGGCGCCGCCTGAGGTGTTACCGGCTGCTTTGCCAAAGCTCGTCCCGCCAAAACTGGACCCGACTGATTTGGCGCGGTTCGCCGTCGTACGTTCCGTGACGGCGTCATAGTTGGCGTTGCGGATGGAGCGCAGGGCTGTCTTCCTGTCCTCGCCCTCCAGCCTGTCGGTGTAGAGGATGCCGTCCAGGTGGTCCGTCTCGTGCTGAAAGCAGCGTGCCAGCAGTCCCTCGGCGTCCAAGGAAACCGGCTGGCCGTTCAGATCAACCCCCGTTGCGCGGGTGGTGCGGAAGCGGCGGACCGGGAAACCAAGCCCCGGGATGGAAAGGCAGCCCTCAATCTGGTCGGGCTGGTAGTCCTCGCTGTTTTCCAGGACAGGGTTG from Arthrobacter pascens includes:
- the fmt gene encoding methionyl-tRNA formyltransferase — its product is MRVLFAGTPAVAVPSLDALVEAGFDVVAVLTRPDAPIGRKRVLTPSPVAARAAELGIEVVHASRVDDAVTAKIAAVSPDVAAIVAYGGLVPRAALDVPRHGWINLHFSLLPAWRGAAPVQRAVMAGDDITGAVTFLLEEGLDSGPVFGTLTERVGPEDTAGVLLERLSHSGAVLLAQTLSAVEAGKAVPEPQQGEVSLAPKLTIDDGRIKWNQPALAIGRQARGVTPEPGAWTTLDGQRVKLEPVRLRPDVPDLAPGSVQQSGKIVLVGTGSHAVELTRIQPSGKKMMAAADWARGMASLESVVFE
- the def gene encoding peptide deformylase, whose amino-acid sequence is MAILNIRIIGDPVLRTVADPVTEFGPELAKLVADMMETMEDVDGAGLAAPQIGVSQRVFTYRVGGVEGHIINPVLENSEDYQPDQIEGCLSIPGLGFPVRRFRTTRATGVDLNGQPVSLDAEGLLARCFQHETDHLDGILYTDRLEGEDRKTALRSIRNANYDAVTERTTANRAKSVGSSFGGTSFGKAAGNTSGGAAT